The Montipora capricornis isolate CH-2021 chromosome 6, ASM3666992v2, whole genome shotgun sequence genome has a window encoding:
- the LOC138053773 gene encoding tigger transposable element-derived protein 6-like, whose product MDEWMSNGSSTIKRNNFEKYEEINRILWDWYVKARAANISVDGPLLKEEARLIAKQLGVTTFKGTEGWFSKWKQRHNIAQFNIAGEEGDVSKDTVESWSERVKELTKGYAAAEIWNEDEIGAFWRALPRKSLSEKGKRCRGGKNAKQRICRFLCERRRKKG is encoded by the coding sequence ATGGATGAATGGATGTCCAATGGCAGCTCCACGATCAAACGAAACAACTTCGAAAAGTATGAAGAGATAAACCGCATACTGTGGGATTGGTATGTCAAGGCTAGAGCAGCAAACATCTCAGTGGATGGGCCTTTACTCAAAGAAGAAGCCAGGTTGATTGCCAAACAACTCGGCGTGACAACTTTTAAAGGAACAGAAGGCTGGTTTTCTAAGTGGAAGCAACGGCACAACATTGCGCAATTCAATATCGCTGGCGAGGAAGGGGATGTTAGCAAAGACACGGTAGAAAGTTGGAGTGAACGTGTAAAAGAATTGACCAAGGGATATGCAGCTGCCGAGATATGGAACGAAGACGAAATTGGGGCATTTTGGAGAGCGCTTCCAAGGAAGTCTCTCTCAGAGAAGGGAAAGCGATGTCGTGGAGGAAAGAACGCCAAGCAAAGGATCTGTCGCTTTCTTTGTGAGCGCCGACGGAAGAAAGGATAG
- the LOC138053774 gene encoding uncharacterized protein produces MENVISKLNSKMKRENHNIILFLDNAPCHPPSLKGKFSNIRIEFLPKNTMSRTQPLDAGIIKTWKTYYRRKLLRYVAGQMDGEKTASEIVKSVNLLMAVRWVVSAWEEVPAAVVSKCFKKVGMYPVENLNAEEDDDPFEGEELMDIPELLSHISPKLDMSAFDDEAETFEPPVDTTLPNWRDTVRQKIIPASINEEQVYEIIDDDEEYDQPLQLPEITSAEQALELVGKLAAFSDWQGNEPLVQAITKVNDVLVDMRLKSLLARRQ; encoded by the coding sequence ATGGAAAATGTGATATCCAAGTTAAACAGCAAGATGAAGCGGGAAAATCATAACATCATACTCTTTCTCGACAATGCTCCCTGTCATCCTCCCTCCCTAAAAGGCAAGTTTTCCAACATCCGAATTGAGTTCCTGCCGAAAAACACCATGTCACGCACACAGCCTCTTGACGCAGGAATCATCAAAACTTGGAAAACGTACTACAGGCGGAAGCTATTGCGATATGTTGCTGGCCAAATGGATGGAGAGAAAACTGCGAGTGAGATTGTCAAGTCGGTTAATTTGCTGATGGCTGTACGATGGGTGGTCAGCGCCTGGGAAGAGGTTCCAGCTGCAGTCGTCTCCAAATGCTTCAAGAAAGTTGGGATGTATCCGGTTGAAAATCTCAATGCTGAAGAAGATGACGACCCGTTCGAGGGAGAAGAATTGATGGATATTCCTGAATTGCTAAGCCATATTTCCCCAAAACTAGACATGTCAGCGTTCGATGACGAAGCTGAAACCTTTGAGCCACCAGTGGATACCACACTTCCAAACTGGAGAGATACCGTACGACAAAAAATAATCCCTGCGTCTATCAACGAAGAGCAGGTGTATGAGATAATCGACGATGATGAGGAATATGACCAGCCCCTGCAACTTCCAGAAATTACATCTGCGGAACAGGCGCTGGAACTTGTTGGGAAGCTAGCGGCATTTTCTGACTGGCAAGGAAACGAGCCGCTAGTCCAGGCAATTACCAAGGTCAATGATGTCTTAGTAGACATGCGACTGAAGTCTCTATTGGCAAGGAGGCAGTAA